The DNA region GCGCCGAACGCCGGGATGAGAGCGATACGCATTTGGGGGTGTCCCCGGCTAGCGGCGGCCATGGACCCCCGCGCCCTCCACGCGCGACACCTCCTCGCCGCGGTCGCCGTCGTCGCCGCGGCGCTCGTGCTCGCCGTCCAGCTGATCTCGCCGTCCCCGGTCGTCGTCTCGATGGGCGCCGACGGCACTCAGACCACCCGCATCGGGCAGTACTTCACGTACGGCGACGTGACGGTGGTCGGCCTCTCGGCGGCGCTCCTCGGGGCGGCCGGCACGTACCTGCTCGTGGGCGACTCAAGCCGGTCCGATACCGCTCCCCACCAGCCCGGTACCGACTCCGACCGGACGGACGACCGCGCCGACACCCGGACTCCGGCCGCTGACCCCGACGCGGCACAGCCCGTCGCTGACGGCGCGACCCGCGCGCCGGACGCCGCGCCCGAACGCGCCGAGGGGGCGGCCGGCGACGACTCCGGGCGGGCGACCGCCGCCGGTTCCGGGACGGTGGCCGCGGTCGACTCCGGGACAGCGAGCGCGGCCGATCCGGAGTCCCGCCGCGAGGAGTGGGAGGCGGCCGCGGAGCGGCTGACCGGCAACGAGGAGACCGTCTTCAGGCTCGTCCTCGACGCCGGCGGCGAGCTCCCCCAGCGGGAGATCGTCGAGGAGACCGACCTGTCGAAGGCGACGGTCAGCCGGACGCTCGACGCGCTCGAACACCGCGACCTCCTCGAGCGCAAGCGCCGCGGCATGGGCAACCTCGTCACGCTCACCTGACCGATTCGTCACGCTCGCCCGACCCGCTCGGCACGCTCACCCTACCCACGAAACGGCGGATTTCGGGCGTTTCGAACCGCTTCCGTCCCCTTTCCAATCAACGACTTTGAGGGCTTTCTCCGAAGGTGTCGCCGGGGCGACCGCCCCACTGAGACAATGCGACGGAAACTACTCGCACTCGCGGCCGCCGCGGTGTTCGTCCTCGGGACGGGCAGCGTGGTGGCCGCGACCGCGACGGATTCGCCGGCCGCCCCCGCGACGGGGACGCCGGCGCCAGTCGAACCGCCCGACAACTACACGGTCGCGACCGTCGACCCCGACGACGAACTCGACGCGGCGACGGTCGAGGACGCCTGGCGGACGGCGTGGGCGAACGAGACCGTCCGCGACGCCGTCGACGGCGAGCGCGTCCGCTTCGAGGTGTGGGCGCCGGTCACCGAGGGCGACCCGGTGTCGGTCTGGGTCGCGCGCAACGAGACGGCGCCGACCCGCGTCGTCGCCGACGTGTCGAACGGCTCGGTCGTCGCCGTCGACGAGCCCGCCGTCGTGACCGCCGACGAGTTCGAACGGGACAAGATCGAGATCGAACGGGTCGGCAACGGGACGACCCGATTCGGAGGCGACGAAGCCTCCGGGGGTTCGCCCCCGAGCGAGACGAACGCGACGCGACTCACGGCCGACAGCGACGCGTTCGTCCGGATATCGCTGAACGACAGCGAGTACACGGTATCGAACACGTCGACCCCCGGACGGTGACCGGACGGACCGCGCACTGCGGCCCGTCCGGCGCCGCTTCCGCCCGTCGTCGGTCGACGGGCGGGTAACCAGCGAGCGGCGCTACGCCAGCGCGACCGCGGCGCCGACGGCGACGCTCACCAGCGCGAGGCCGGCGAGTGCGACCGTCGTCGTCCGGTCGCGCCGGTCGTCCGAGCTGTCGGTACCGAACCCGCCGCGGCCGGTCAGGACGCCGACGCCGACGGCGACCGCCGAGAGGCCGCCGACGAGCGCCAGTGCGGTCCAGCGTTCGAGTCCGTGCCGTGCGACTTCTCGCGCGGCCGTGCCGGCGAGGAGGACGCCGGTCGCTATCGGGGCCGCGCCTGTCGTCTTGTTGGAGGGCATCGTCTGAGATCTCGGGGGCGATTCCCAAAAGTGCGGCGGCGCGGAACGCCCTCGGTGCGCTCGTAGCAGTGATCGTCACCGCGATGGACAGCGCGCGCCGACCGCACCTGACAGCACCACCGACACCGAGCACGATCCACCGTCCGTTCGCGAGTCGGTCACTCCCCGATCCGGCCGGAATCGCCCTCTCCGGAGGGATCCGGCGCCGTGTCTTCCTCGTCTCCCTCGGGCCACCCCACTTCCTCCCGGACGAGGTCGGCCGCGTTCTCGACGGCGCCGACGCTGGAGAGGTAGCCGGCGCCGACCGACGTTTTGAGCGCCTTCGCCGACCGTCCCCTCAACACCGTGGGGCCGACCTGCGCGACGGCGCCGTCGCCGACACTGACGAGCCAGCCCAGCGAGTCGAAGCGGTAGCCGTCGAGCCGTGGCTCGAAGCCGCCCTCGCCGGAGAGTTCGTGGTCGACGAGCCGGGCGACGTTGTCGGCGGCGACGCGGGCCTCGCGGATGGCCGCCTGGGCGCTGGCGGGGACGGCCTCGCCGTCGGTGTCGACGACCCGGCCGGCGTCGCCGACGACGAAGGTGCCGTCGCGGTAGCGCAGGTCGCCGCGGACGACCGGGCGCTCCCCGCGGAGGGCGTCCGGGCCGCGGATCCCGCCGGTCCAGACGAACCCGTCGTAGCGCTCGGTCGACCCGTCGGCGAACGCGACCCTCTCGTCGTCGGCGCTCTCGACGGCGTGGTTCGTCTCCACGCGCACGTCGCGGGCCTCCAGTTCCTCGCGGACCGCCCGCTGGAAGTTCTCGGGGAAGTTCGGCGCGACGGTCCCCTCCTGTTCGAGGAGGACCACCTCGACGGCGTCGCGGGCGCCCTCCTCGCGGGCGAGCGCGGCGAGCTCGCCGGCGACCTGCACCCCCGACAGGCCCGCCCCGCCGACGACGACGCGGGCCGGGTCCGCGGCCGTCCCGGCGTCGACGGCGTCGAGGAAGTCCGCGCGGACGGCTTCGGCGTCGGCCAGGCGCTTGAGCGGCGTCGCGTGGGCCTCGACGCCGGGCAGGCCGTAGTAGTTGGTCTCGGCGCCCAGGCAGACGGCGCCCACGTCGTAGGACAGTTCGGTGGGTTCCGCCGGGCCGTCTCCGCCCTCCCCGAGGGCGGCGACGCCCGCCGCCGTGTCGATGTCGGTGACGGTCGCCTCGCGGACGGTCGCGCGGTCGAGCATCTCGTCGAGGTCGACGACGATCTCGTCGGCCAGGGAGGGTCGGCGGACGACCCGGTGGAGTTCGTGCTGGACGAGGTGGCTGGCGTCCTCGTCGACGACGACGAGGTCGGCCGCCTCGGGGAGCGACGATTCGAGCTCGCGGGCGAGGGTCAGGCCGGCGTATCCGGCGCCGAAGACGGCGACGCGCATGACGGGACTGCGGGCCGAATCGAGAAAAGGCCACTGACGGGCGGGTCGGAAACCGTCTGCTGGCGGCGGCCCCCGACGCGGCTGGTCGAGGGGGTACGAGCCCCGGTCGGTCCCGTCCGCCGGGAACCGTGGCCGGTTTCAAATACTCGCCGGGCGAACCCTCGAACATGTACGAGACGATCCTGGTGCCGACCGACGGCAGCGCGCACGCCGAGCGGGCGGCCCGCCACGCCGTCTCCCTGGCGGCGGCGTTCGACGCGACCGTGACGGTGCTCGGCGTCGCGGACCTGAACCGGCGGCCGGACCGTTCAACGCGGGCGGGGTCTCGGGTGAGTTCCGCGAGCGCGTCGAGCGCGGGGCCGAGTCCGCCGTCGAGGACGCGGCGGCGCTGGCCGGCGACCGCGTGCCCGTGGAGACGGCGGTCGTCTCCGGCGACCCCGCGAAGGCCATCGTCGACTACGCAGCGGAGGGCGAGTTCGACGCCGTCGCGATGGGCACCCACGGCCGGCGCGGGCTCTCGCGGCTCGTCTTCGGGAGCGTCGCGCGGTACGTCCTCCGCCACGCGGCGCGGCCGGTCCTGACCGCCCGCGAGACCGACGCCGACCCCGTCACCGACTACGACGACGTGCTCGTCCCCACGGACGGCAGCGACGCGGCCGAGGCGGCGGTCGACCACGGGCTCGCCGTCGCAGAGGCCTTCGACGCGACCGTCCACGCGGTCCACGTCGTCGACCTGGGATCGATGGCGACCAGGACGGGCGTCGAGCCGCCGACCCGCCAGCTGGAACGGCTCACCGAGGCCGGCGAGGCCGCCGTCGAGGCCGTCGCCGAGCGTGCCCGCGACGAGGGGCTCGACGCGGTGACCGCCGTCGAGGAGGGGTTCCCCGCGGCCGACCTGCTCGACTACGTCGACGAGGCGGGGGTCGACCTCGTGGCGATGGGCACTCACGGCCGCACCGGCCTCGACCGCGTGCTGCTGGGGAGCACGACCGAGCGGGTCGTCTCCCGTTCGCCCGTGCCGGTGCTGGCCGTCCGTCCCGACTCCGGGTGAGCCCGACTCGCTCCGCCGTGCCGGTGCTGGCCGTCCGTCCCGACTCCGGGTGAGCCCGACTCGCTCCGCCGGGCCGGTTCCGGGTTCGAGTGCGGTTTCCGGGTCGGTCGGGCCGCTGACCCGGCGGGCAAACGGTGTCCGCGAAGGGTTTCAATCGGGGCGGGGCTCCGCTCCGGCCACGGTTCACATCCGAAAGGGGGTTCGAGCGACACAGACCGCGACCCCGCATCGCCGCCGGGACCGGCCCGAACCGGTCGGGATTCCCGCAGTTCGACGGCGCACGACGCCGCACTCTCACTCGCCCCGTCGCTCCCGGACCAGCTCGTCAGCCGTCCGAACCGCGTCGGCCACCCGGCGCGGCGAGGCGTCGACGGGCTCCAGTCCCATCCCGTGCTCGCAGGCGACCTCCCCGACGGCCGTCAGGTCGTCCTCGTCGACGCCCAGTTCGGCGAGGGTCACGTCGAGACCGATGTCGAACAGCACGTCGAGGACCTCGGAGACGACGTCGGGACCGGCGTCGCGGGCGAGCAGTTCGGCGACGGTGCCGAAGCCGACGAGCAGGCCGTGAGGCTCGCGGACGCCGGCGTTGGTGAGACCGATCTGGACGGCGTGGGCGCCGGCGGTGCCGCCGCTCTCGAAGCCCAGTCCCGACAGGAGGGTGTTGGCCTCGACGACCCGCTCGACGGCGGGCGTGACGGCGTCGCGCCGGACCGCGGCGAGGGCGTCGGGGCCGTGCTCGCGGACGCGGCGGTAGGCCTCCTCGGCGAGCGCGCGGGCGGCGAAACTCGACGCCCCGTCGGCGTCGGTGCGTCCGCCGGTTGCGGCGACGGCCTCGGCCTCGAAGCGGGTGGCGACGGCGTCGCCCATGCCGTAGGCGAGAAAGCGGGCGGGCGCCCCGGCGACGACGGCGGTGTCGACGAGGACGAGTTCGGGGTTGCGGTCGCGGTAGCGCACCTCCCGGAAGTTCCCGGCGTCGTCGTAGACGACGGCGACGGTGCTCGTGGGCGCGTCGGTGCTGGCGATGGTCGGGACGACCGCGAGTTCGGCGTCGGCCCGGTCGGCGACGGCCGTCGCCACGTCCATCGCGACGCCGCCGCCGACGCCGACGACCAGGTCCGCGCCGGCGGCCGCGGCGGCGTCGACGTGGTCGTCGAGGACGGAGTCGGTACAGCGGTCGACCGCCGAAGCGGTGTGGGCCAGCTCGACCCCGGCGTCGGCCAGGCCGGCCGAGACGGCGTCGCCGGCGGTCACCAGGGCGGTGTCGCCGCCGAGGACGTACGCGCGGTCGGCGTCGAGGCGGTCGAACTCGGCGCCCGCGTCGTCGAGGGCGCCGGCCCCCTGGACGTAGGCGCGCGGCGAGACGAAGCGTCGGTGCATGCCCGGGGGTGGTCCGGCGTGGCCGTTAAACGTTCGGGAGCTATCGTCGCTCGCGAGACGGGCGCGCGAGGCGCGGAGCGGCAGCGCGGCCCGCTCCGGACAGACGGTAAGGTATAAGCGGCTCTGCGGACGTTCGTGGGGTATCAGCGCATGTCGGGAGACACGCCGGCGGCGGGCGACGGTTCGGGCGGATCGGGCGCCGGGTCGGGCAACGAGTCCGTCCTGGCGAGTTACTTCGGGTTCGCGGAACACGACACGGACCTGACGACGGAGGTCCTCGCGGGGCTGACGACGTTCCTGACGATGAGCTACATCGTCGTCGTCAACCCCTCGATCCTGACGGGGATCCCCGGCGAGAAACCCGGCATCGTCATCGACGGGTACGCGCCGGGGGAGGTCGAACAGATGCTGGCGGTGACGACCATCCTCGCGGCGTCGGTGGCCATCTTCGTGATGGCCTTCTACGCGAACCGGCCGTTCGCGCAGGCGCCGGGCCTGGGACTCAACGCCTTCTTCGCGTTCACCGTGATCGGCGCGCTTGGGATCCCCTGGGAGACGGCGCTCGCCGCGGTCGTCGTCGAGGGGGTGATCTTCATCGCCCTCACCGCCGTCGGCGCCCGCGAGTACATCATCGAGCTGTTCCCGGCGCCGGTGAAGTTCTCCGTCGGGACGGGGATCGGGGTCTTCCTCGCGATGATCGGGCTCCAGGAGATGCGGCTGGTCGTCGACGACGGGGCGACGCTCGTGACGCTCGGCTCGGTCGCCTCCG from Halosimplex halophilum includes:
- a CDS encoding DUF7343 domain-containing protein, whose product is MDPRALHARHLLAAVAVVAAALVLAVQLISPSPVVVSMGADGTQTTRIGQYFTYGDVTVVGLSAALLGAAGTYLLVGDSSRSDTAPHQPGTDSDRTDDRADTRTPAADPDAAQPVADGATRAPDAAPERAEGAAGDDSGRATAAGSGTVAAVDSGTASAADPESRREEWEAAAERLTGNEETVFRLVLDAGGELPQREIVEETDLSKATVSRTLDALEHRDLLERKRRGMGNLVTLT
- a CDS encoding iron-containing alcohol dehydrogenase → MHRRFVSPRAYVQGAGALDDAGAEFDRLDADRAYVLGGDTALVTAGDAVSAGLADAGVELAHTASAVDRCTDSVLDDHVDAAAAAGADLVVGVGGGVAMDVATAVADRADAELAVVPTIASTDAPTSTVAVVYDDAGNFREVRYRDRNPELVLVDTAVVAGAPARFLAYGMGDAVATRFEAEAVAATGGRTDADGASSFAARALAEEAYRRVREHGPDALAAVRRDAVTPAVERVVEANTLLSGLGFESGGTAGAHAVQIGLTNAGVREPHGLLVGFGTVAELLARDAGPDVVSEVLDVLFDIGLDVTLAELGVDEDDLTAVGEVACEHGMGLEPVDASPRRVADAVRTADELVRERRGE
- a CDS encoding universal stress protein gives rise to the protein MPVETAVVSGDPAKAIVDYAAEGEFDAVAMGTHGRRGLSRLVFGSVARYVLRHAARPVLTARETDADPVTDYDDVLVPTDGSDAAEAAVDHGLAVAEAFDATVHAVHVVDLGSMATRTGVEPPTRQLERLTEAGEAAVEAVAERARDEGLDAVTAVEEGFPAADLLDYVDEAGVDLVAMGTHGRTGLDRVLLGSTTERVVSRSPVPVLAVRPDSG
- a CDS encoding NAD(P)/FAD-dependent oxidoreductase; protein product: MRVAVFGAGYAGLTLARELESSLPEAADLVVVDEDASHLVQHELHRVVRRPSLADEIVVDLDEMLDRATVREATVTDIDTAAGVAALGEGGDGPAEPTELSYDVGAVCLGAETNYYGLPGVEAHATPLKRLADAEAVRADFLDAVDAGTAADPARVVVGGAGLSGVQVAGELAALAREEGARDAVEVVLLEQEGTVAPNFPENFQRAVREELEARDVRVETNHAVESADDERVAFADGSTERYDGFVWTGGIRGPDALRGERPVVRGDLRYRDGTFVVGDAGRVVDTDGEAVPASAQAAIREARVAADNVARLVDHELSGEGGFEPRLDGYRFDSLGWLVSVGDGAVAQVGPTVLRGRSAKALKTSVGAGYLSSVGAVENAADLVREEVGWPEGDEEDTAPDPSGEGDSGRIGE